A genomic segment from Malus domestica chromosome 05, GDT2T_hap1 encodes:
- the LOC103445627 gene encoding mitochondrial import inner membrane translocase subunit TIM44-2-like, with amino-acid sequence MAGRKLVRDLHLYRQPLFLHLTSQQQVSGTRGRLISANGFLGNRRFSVFNEFSKQVKGEATKNPEFQQSVKELKEKAEELKGVKDDFKVRTKQTTEQLYKQVDGAWTEAEATAKKVSANVKEKISAATEEVKGTFGIEKEEASGPSGAKSEHVADDGMKGSSGEHNHQQSGEYKNQQSGSSSTEQTFFGKFRSSVSSSYFSSAFSRVKDAKVTDLAKKGYDIVKGELTGTTTKRKHLEFDPSSTPKVETSSRTDLVAVPQSRWSKKWEAFRMKMQGYPIFKRLDEIRKPVTNKTQEIAEDIRDRWDTSDSPIVHKIQDLNETIFQETDTAASIKEIRRRDPSFSLPDFLSEVQDAVKPVLNAYIKGDLETLKKYCSKEVIERCKAEHDGFKSHGIFFDHKILHISEAEIKETKMMGHSPIIIVMFRTQQVYCVRDRNGDVTDGGKDTIHTVYYAWAMQQVDPEELGEGAIYPIWKVREMQQFGVQALI; translated from the exons CAATGGGTTTTTGGGGAATCGTCGATTCAGTGTCTTCAATGAGTTTTCGAAGCAAGTCAAAGGAGAAGCTACTAa GAATCCCGAATTTCAACAGTCAGTGAAGGAGCTGAAAGAGAAAGCGGAAgagctcaaaggggttaaagaCGATTTCAAAGTGAg AACGAAGCAGACAACTGAGCAGCTATACAAGCAGGTGGATGGTGCTTGGACAGAGGCAGAAGCAACGGCAAAGAAG GTTTCCGCCAATGTAAAAGAGAAGATCTCTGCTGCCACAGAGGAG GTCAAAGGAACTTTTGGAATTGAGAAAGAAGAGGCTTCAGGGCCTTCTGGTGCAAAATCTGAGCATGTTGCTGATGATGGAATGAAGGGCTCGTCTGGGGAACATAATCACCAGCAATCTGGGGAATATAAAAACCAGCAGTCAGGGTCTAGTAGTACTGAACAAACATTTTTTGGAAAATTTAGGTCAAGTGTTTCTTCCTCGTATTTTTCCTCTGCCTTCTCTAGAGTTAAGGATGCAAAGGTTACGGACTTGGCTAAAAAAGGATATGACATTGTAAAGGGTGAGTTAACTGGTACTACAACTAAGAGAAAGCACCTGGAGTTTGATCCTTCTTCGACCCCGAAAGTTGAAACTAGTTCAAGAACGGACCTTGTTGCTGTACCCCAATCTCGCTGGAGTAAAAAGTGGGAGGCTTTCAGAATGAAG ATGCAAGGTTATCCTATATTCAAGCGTCTTGATGAAATACGTAAACCAGTTACAAACAAAACCCAGGAG ATTGCTGAGGACATACGGGATCGTTGGGATACAAGCGATAGCCCAATCGTTCACAAAATTCAGGA TTTAAACGAAACTATTTTTCAAGAAACAGACACCGCTGCATCAATCAAGGAGATACGTCGCCGAGATCC ATCCTTCTCTTTACCAGACTTTTTGTCAGAAGTTCAGGATGCTGTTAAACCTGTGCTGAATGCTTACATCAAG GGGGATCTTGAGACATTGAAGAAGTATTGTAGTAAGGAGGTGATTGAGCGGTGTAAAGCTGAGCATGATGGTTTTAAAAGCCATGGCATCTTTTTCGATCACAAG ATTCTACATATTTCTGAGGCGGAAATAAaagagaccaaaatgatgggACATTCTCCCATTATTATTGTAATG TTCCGAACGCAGCAAGTGTATTGTGTACGAGATAGAAATGGTGATGTAACTGATGGTGGCAAG GACACTATCCACACGGTGTATTATGCCTGGGCAATGCAACAGGTAGATCCAGAAGAACTCGGTGAAGGTGCTATTTATCCAATTTGGAAAGTAAGAGAGATGCAGCAATTCGGAGTTCAAGCCCTCATTTAG
- the LOC139196205 gene encoding uncharacterized protein: MSCLRLRLPPARRAWKSFTSKLQRKLHKPKGIAKPRKNCVKAITAASSSSASPAFFVSSVGLKPYKFLQLRFKRKGRLALRFRYNRRQLPQNRGSAAHVYVDKLFKEPAVTELVGSSEPPVAKCKQATAAAAGAESGAERGSPATADDMWESLGFASPMMHGIDERAEEFIAKFRKEMEVQEKLARDHL; the protein is encoded by the coding sequence ATGTCTTGCTTGAGATTGAGGCTTCCACCAGCCAGAAGGGCCTGGAAGAGCTTCACCTCCAAACTACAGAGGAAACTCCACAAGCCTAAAGGCATCGCAAAACCCCGAAAAAACTGTGTGAAAGCCATTACTGCTGCTTCTTCATCTTCTGCTTCTCCtgctttttttgtttcttctgttGGACTGAAACCCTACAAGTTTCTCCAGCTGCGTTTTAAACGCAAAGGGCGTCTCGCCCTACGTTTTCGATACAACCGGCGTCAGCTTCCTCAGAACCGTGGTAGCGCTGCGCATGTCTACGTTGACAAGCTTTTTAAAGAGCCTGCTGTGACTGAGTTGGTGGGGAGTTCTGAGCCTCCGGTAGCGAAGTGCAAGCAAGCTACCGCTGCTGCTGCCGGTGCTGAAAGTGGGGCTGAGAGAGGATCTCCTGCGACGGCGGATGATATGTGGGAGTCATTGGGATTTGCTTCCCCAATGATGCACGGGATTGACGAAAGAGCTGAGGAGTTCATAGCCAAATTTAGAAAGGAAATGGAGGTTCAGGAGAAGTTGGCACGTGATCATTTGTAG
- the LOC103435470 gene encoding pre-mRNA-splicing factor SLU7-A-like, translating into MATASGSFKSREDHRKQIELEEARKAGLAPAELDEDGKEINPHIPQYMSSAPWYLKHERPSLKHQRKWKSDPNYTTSWYDRGAKIFQADKYRKGACENCGASTHDSKSCMDRPRKVGAKWTNTHIAPDEKIETFELDYDGKRDRWNGYDATSYALVVERYESRDEARKKFLKEQQLKKLEEKNNNPNGEDKVSDVDEDEDEDEDDLRVDEAKVDESKQMDFAKVEKRVRTTGGGSTGTVRNLRIREDTAKYLLNLDVNSAHYDPKTRSMREDPLPDADPNEKFYGGDNRYRNSGQAMEFKELNIHAWEAFEKGQDIHMQAAPSQAELLYKNYQVIKENLKSKTKDTVLEKYGNAANEEEFPRELLLGQSEREVEYDRAGRIIKGQDIALPRSKYEEDVYVNNHTTVWGSWWKDHQWGYRCCKQVTRNSYCTGAAGIEAAEAATDLMKANIARKEANGDVPAPVEEKRPATWGTDIPDDLVLDEKLLAEALKKEDQRKREERDERKRKYNVKWNDDVTAEDMEAYRMKKVHHDDPMKDFLN; encoded by the exons ATGGCGACCGCTTCAG GGTCATTCAAATCTAGGGAAGACCATCGTAAGCAAATAGAATTGGAAGAAGCGCGTAAAGCTGGGCTTGCACCAGCTGAACTGGACGAGGATGGAAAAGAGATTAATCCTCATATTCCCCAATATATGTCATCTGCTCCTTGGTATCTCAAACACGAGAGGCCT AGCTTGAAACATCAAAGGAAATGGAAATCAGATCCAAATTATACAACATCATGGTATGACAGAGGTGCAAAGATATTCCAGGCTGATAAATATAGAAAGGGTGCATGTGAGAA CTGTGGTGCCAGTACACACGACTCCAAGTCATGCATGGATAGGCCCAGGAAAGTGGGAGCAAAGTGGACAAACACACACATTGCTCCTGATGAGAAGATAGAGACTTTTGAGCTTGACTATGATGGAAAGCGGGACCGCTGGAATGGATATGATGCAACGAGCTATGCTCTTGTAGTAGAGAGATATGAATCAAGAGATGAAGCTCGAAAGAAATTCTTAAAGGAACAGCAACTCAAGAAATTAGAGGagaaaaataataatccaaATGGCGAGGACAAGGTTAGTGATGTGGATGAAGATGAAgacgaggatgaggatgatTTGAGGGTAGATGAAGCCAAGGTTGATGAGAGTAAACAAATGGACTTTGCAAAGGTTGAGAAGCGTGTACGTACAACTGGTGGTGGAAGCACAGGAACTGTCAG gaaTTTGCGTATTCGTGAGGATACAGCGAAATATCTTTTGAACCTCGATGTCAACTCTGCACATTATGACCCCAAAACCCGATCTATGCGGGAAGACCCTCTTCCAGATGCTGATCCGAATGAGAAGTTTTATGGGGGTGATAATCGATATAGAAATAGTGGTCAAGCCATGGAGTTCAAGGAGCTCAACATCCATGCTTGGGAAGCATTTGAGAAGGGACAAGATATCCACATGCAAGCAGCGCCTTCCCAGGCGGAGTTGCTTTATAAGAATTATCAGGTGATCAAGGAGAATTTGAAgtcaaaaacaaaagacactGTTCTGGAGAAGTACGGCAATGCAGCTAATGAAGAAGAATTTCctagggagcttctactgggaCAAAGTGAAAGGGAAGTTGAATATGATCGTGCTGGGAGAATCATCAAGGGCCAG GATATAGCACTTCCCAGAAGCAAGTATGAAGAAGATGTCTATGTCAATAACCACACCACTGTATGGGGTTCATGGTGGAAGGATCATCAATGGGGCTACAGGTGTTGTAAGCAGGTTACTCGCAATAGCTATTGCACGGGCGCTGCTGGAATTGAGGCTGCTGAGGCTGCAACTGATCTTATGAAGGCTAACATTGCGCGTAAAGAGGCCAATGGAG ATGTGCCTGCACCAGTGGAGGAGAAAAGACCTGCTACTTGGGGAACTGATATCCCAGATGATTTGGTTTTAGATGAGAAATTACTTGCTGAAGCTCTTAAGAAG GAGgatcagagaaagagagaagagagagacgaGAGAAAGCGCAAATACAATGTTAAATGGAACGATGATGTTACTGCTGAGGATATGGAAGCCTATAGGATGAAGAAGGTCCACCATGATGATCCAATGAAGGACTTTCTGAACTAA